The following nucleotide sequence is from Spirochaetota bacterium.
CCAGCCGCGCCAGGCGGCTGCGCGCGCACGCATACACCATCTCGGGGTCGCTTGTATCGGCGCCGGATTCTGCAAGCGCCTTCGTCGCGGTGCCGCGATCTATTCCCTTGCGTGCGAGCTCGGCTGCGAGAAGGTTTTTCCCCATCGCCTTCCGGCTCTTGCGCGCCCGGATATACTGCATTGCGCACTCAAAATCGTCCAGGTATCCCGCGTCCTTGAGGGAAGCCGTTACCCCGGTCACCATCTCGCGCGGGAAACCCTTTCCCTGGAGATACGTTTCCATCTCGCGGACGCTCCGGGCCCTCAGGGCCAGGCGATCGAGCGCCTTGCGCCTGCACCGGTGGCGCTCCGCCCCCTCCTTTAGCTTTTCGAAGGATGACGGGTCAATGCTTTTTCCGCTCGCGAGTCCATATATTTTCACGAAGTCAGGGGGGACGAGCAGCTTCTCGCCCGTGGAAAATTCGGCGTATATGGATTCGCCTTTAGTCCGTATGCTGATGACTTCGATCATGCCCGTGTAAATAAAAAGAGGATGCCCCGTAAAAAGGACACCCTCCCGTGTATGCGTAATGTACGACGCACGTCCTAGCGTTTGGAGAACTGGAATCTCTTGCGCGCCTTTTTCCGTCCGTACTTCTTGCGCTCCACCTCGCGCGAGTCGCGGCTCATGAATCCCGCGTCACGCAGCGGCTTGCGGTGCTTCTCGTCGACCTTCACCAAGCAGCGTGCGATTCCAAGCTTCACCGCGCCGGCCTGGCCGGACCATCCGCCGCCGTCCACCTGGGCTTCGATATCGAACGTTCCCACCGACCCCAGGAGTTCGAGCGGCTGGCGCACGATAAGCTCGAGGGTCTTCCTGCGAAAATAGTTGGAAATGGGCTGGTGGTTGATCTTGATTACGCCCGAACCGGGCTTGAGATACACGCGCGCGACGGAGGATTTCCTTCTGCCAGTAGCGTATAATTTCTCGGCTGCCATATATAGTGCTCCTTATACGAGATGTCTATTTGAGTTCCAGAACCTCGGGCATCTGCGCCGCATGGGGGTGCCCTGTGCCCGCGTATACTTTCAGGTTCTTGAATAACTTCCTGCCCAGCTTACCTTTCGGAAGCATTCCCTTGATCGCGTGCTCCACGACGAATTCGGGCTTCTCTTTTAGAATTTTCTGGATATTGGTGAATTTCTTTCCGCCCGGGTACTGGCTGTGCGAAAAGTACTCATTGTCCTGCGCCTTCGCGCCCGTGAGCCTGATCTTGTCGGCATTTATCACGATCACGTTATCGCCCATGTCCAGGTGCGGGGTGTATGTGGGCTTGTGCTTCCCCCGGATGATTATGGCGATCTCGGTGGCCATTCTGCCCAGGATCTTGCCCTCGGCGTCGACAATGAACCACTTCTTCTGGATTTCCGCTTCTTTCATCGAGTATGTTTTATGTAGCTTGCTCATCGGATTCCTCATTGCATACGAATTGCGCTTCGTTACCGTACTGTCCCTGTCTGGAGATCGTTCGATAAAGGAATAACTGCCGATTGGGGTCAAACAGTCAGAGCGCAACGCTAGTATTGGTGCGTATTTTTGTCAATAAAAAATATGATTAATTCAGAACTTGAAGTAGATGAAGGGCATCACCTGGGCGGTCGCGATATTATATACGAATACCGCGATTCCCGCCGCGCACATCCCCTGGAGGGCCGGGTGACTTCCTATCCAGTAGGCGCGTAATTTGTCCTTCCAGCTCAACGGGGTGTAATGCACCGCGAAAAACAGCGCGATGACGGCCAGCAGGGTTAATGACAGATTCGCCGCCTGCAGGGAACCCTGGGCGATGTTCCGAACCATGATCAGGGTCGCATCCCAGGTGCTTGGGCGGAAAAGCAGCCAGCCCGCGGCCAGTATTTGAATAGCGACGAATATCCTGAAGGCCCTCTTGACCGGGTTTGCGATCTCCTTCTCGTTCAGCTTGAACCTGCGCTCCAGGACCAGGAAAAGGCCCATGTACACTCCCCAGAAAAAATAATTCATGTTCGCGCCGTGCCAGAGACCGCATATGCTCATCACGAAAAGGAGATTAAGGTAAACGTGGCGCCTGTTCCCCCCCAGGCCGAAATACAGGTAGTCCCTGAACCAGGTTCCCAGTGAAATATGCCAGCGTTTCCAGAAATCGGTGATCGAAATGCATTGCAGGGGGCGATTGAAATTCAGCGTGAGGTTGTACCCCAGGAGCATCGCGCTTCCCACCGCCATATCGGTATAACCGGAAAAATCGCCATATATCTGTACCGTATACGCATAGAGCGCGGTTACGGTCTCGAGCGACGAAAACATCTGGGGGCTGGTGAAAACACGGTCGACAAGGTTCACCGCGAGCCAGTCAGCGCCGGTTTTCTTAATAAGCCCGGTCATGATGAGGAAGAGCGCCGCGAGAACCTTTTCTTTGTCCACGGCGAAATGCCTCAGCTTTTCACTAAGCGAGGGCAGGAACTCCTTCGCCCTTACAATGGGACCCGCGAGGAGCTGCGGAAAGAAACTGACATACATCATGAACGGCAGAAACCGGGACTCCGGTTTCATGTGCCCCCGCCAGACGTCAATCGTGTAGGACAATCTCTGGAAGGTATAGAACGAGATTCCCACCGGGAGCGCCACTTTAAGAAGGGGAAGATCTATCCTGTGCGCGCCGGCGCTCAGGACATCGCTTATGAGCGTAGAAAAAAAATCGAAATACTTGAAGATAAACAGCACCCCCAGGTTCGCGAGAAGCGAAAGCACGACGTACTGGGATCCCCTTCGCCCGCGCAGTTGGGCATTTTCGATTCCCAGGGCGAGAAAATAATCGAGGGCGGAAATCCCGAGAAGGAACACGATGGGCCATACCTGCCATGAAAGGTAGAACATGCATGACGCCGCGAGAATGAACGCGACCCGGAACCGGGGAAGCCGCGACAACAGCCCCGCGATCACGAGCACCACCGCCATGAAATAGACGAAGGATTTCGAATTGAACATAATGGGCTCGCGCTTTTCCTCCCGTATGAGCGCGGTTCCGGTGGCCTTCACGTCGCCCGCCCTGCCGGTGGAGGACTTGTACGCGTTCATGAGCATGGGGTAAAACCCCTCCGCGAGGTTTTCGCCCCCCTTGACGGTGAAGTGCGTGTGATCGCTTATGGCGAGCCCCGTCTTCACCATCTCGAACATCTGTCCTTCGCCGCCCAGGTGTTCGTAGGGGTTGAAAAAGGCCATGCCGAGCTCTTTCGCCATCTCGCGCTGCATGCGGATGATCTCGTGCACCTCGACCAGCGCGAGCGCCTTCCCGTGCCAGGTGTTGATCGCCTCGATGGGTCCGATAAGCATGAAGTCCGCGTCGGGATAGATGCCCTTGATCCTCGAGAGCCACCTGGTCGTCTGCGCCTTGTAGAGCTCCGCCGAGAACTGCTTGTTTTGCTGGAGCTCGATGGCTTCGTTCATTCCCCACTGGAAAATGATGAGGTCCGGCGCGAGCGCCTTGATCGAGGGCTCCAGATTCTTTTCGGGGATCATGTTCAGCCAGGACATGAACGTTCCCATGCGGCATACGGTGTTGTACACCAGGCCCTGCGCCGTCTCCAGGTTCACCGCGTCAACCCAGGGAAGCCGCGCATCGGCCCCCGAAAAATCGATATTCACTCCCTTTGAGGGCGGAATATTGAAATTGACCACGCCCGTTTCGTCCGGCTTCAGGGAAATTTTCCAGTTGAGTTTTTCCTCGCCGCTCTGCCCCGCGGGCACGCACGCGATGTTCGCCCGGTACTCGGCGCTCTCCGCGCCGTCGTTCATGGGCGCGCGAAGGAAAATCTGGAGGCGCTCGAGCGGCGTCCCCCCGTCGGGGATCGCGTAGCGGATCGTCGCGTAGGGATTTGTCGGAAGCGCGCTCTCACCGGTAAACCCCAGGCAGGGATTTACGCCCGGGTCCAGGAGGGGGACCAGATCCTTGCGGAATCCCTGGAGGAGATCCTTCAAATAAAACTCCGATTTGTTAGTGCTGTTTACATAGTCCTTAATGTCGGTGTGCCGCGTGTAGATGATCGGTACGACGCCGCGCCCCCCGTCGCCGAAGTCCTTTTGGAAGCGCCGTTTCAGCCCCAGGGTGAAGATATCGCCCCAGATGATCGAATCGCCGTAGTGGAGAATCCGGACCTTCTTCCTGTCCTTCTTCTCGAGCTCGTACAGTTTTTTGAAAAAGCGCGCAAGCCTCTCGTGGCCCTTGCCGTCGTCGAAGACGGGAAGCTTTTCGATGGCCGGTTTCGGATCGTCCGCTGTTTTATCGGATTCCGCGGGCTGCGCCGCGAGGGAGAGGAGCGCCGCGGGCACGTAATCCCTGAATGCGGGGAAATAACTCACGCCGTAGCGCGCGCACACGGTTTCCTGGGCGAGCGCGAGGAGCGCGAGGGAGCCGGCACACGCGAGTATTAAAATAAAAATATGACGTTTCATGGGATGCACCTTTTATAATCCGCGGTGAGTTTTGCAAGTTCTATTTTTCGTCAAGGAGCCTTTTCATCGCCGGTTCCATGGATTCGGCCCAGATGTCGTAGCCTTTCCTGGAAAGATGCAGGAAGTCGGGCATGATGTCGCGCGAGAGCGTGCCCCCCTCGCCCGTGATTAAGTTCCGCCCGATGTCCAGGAAGAACACCCGCCGGCCGTCGTCCAGGAGGGAGAGCATTCGATTCGTTTCGAAGATCTTGGTCCGATACACCGACATGTCTTCATCGCACGGGAAGATGCCGAGCACGAGCACCTTCGCCGCCGGAAATTTCATCTTCAATTTTTCCACGACCGCGGTAACCCCCTCCGCGATCTCGAGTGAGGTATTATACCTTCTGTTATTGGCACCGATAAGCAGGACGGCGAGACGGGGCGAGAGGTGGGAGATGTTGCCGTTGTCCAGCCGCCACAACACGTGCTGCGTCCGGTCGCCGATAATACCCAGGTTCAGGGCGCTGCGCGGCGCGTAGTAGCGCTCCCAGGCCTTCTTGCCGGCCGTCTCCCATCCCTGCGTGAGCGAGTCGCCCACGAAGACCACGTCGAAATTTGCCCACCGGGCGCGATCGTTTTGCGTCGTGAACCTTTTCTTCCACCATTCCTCGCCCCGTTGCGCGGGGCGGACGGCGGAATAATCGGGCGTGGCGGCGCAGGCATACACGAAAAGCAGCGTCGCCGTCAGCAGGCGGATATTCCGGATTTTTCGCAAGGGACCGCTCCTGGAAATCGGGATAATGCTTATTGATCCGGAATCTTCTATACCGGGACAACCGGCCGGGTCAAGTTCATTTCCGGGTTCACACCGTTCCAGTTTTAATTATTCGCGGCAATTTTCCTTCCGATTTGCCCTCATTGCCACCCGACGGCCGGGCTGCATGCGCCTGCGGACAAAATGATAACAGACTTGTTGCATAACTCCATTTTTTACGGGGTAAAAGGGGTGAAGCCCCCCGCACGGGTTCCCTGCGAGCGCGAGACGGCAGCTTCGCAACAAGTCCAAAGTTTAATGAAAATATGCAAATTTTGCCTGAACAGCAAATAAAGAATTGATAAAAACATCGTTACTGATATAATTTCATGGTTACGCTACGATAAACGGAGTTGCCGATGGACAATCTGGTCGAAGAAATCAACAAGAAGGTGAAGGACGGTAAGATTCCCTGTAAAGAAGCGCTCGCCATAGCCGAGCGGCTCGATATAGCGCCCGCCCAGGTGGGAAAAAAGCTCAACGAATTAAAGATAAAGATTCAGGGCTGCCAGCTCGGCTGCTTTTAATCCGCATTCCAGGGGGACCCACATGAAAAAGATCGCGCTTGGCGCGCTTGCGGTATTCATAGTACTGCTGGCCGTTCTCTTCATTCGCATGAGCCTTTTCACCTCGAAACAGATCAATGCAGAACCCGCGCCCGCCGTGAAGCTGGACATTAAAAAGGCGCTCCAGAATTTTTCCCGCGCCATCCAGTTTAAAACCATTTCATTCCAGGACCAATCAAAGGTCGATCGCAATGAGTTTCTCGGGCTGCATCGCTTCATCCAGGAGGCGTTTCCCGGGGTGCACGCTAAACTGAAAAAGGAAACCGTGAATGACCTGACCCTGCTCTACACCTGGAAGGGAAGCGACGAATCCCTGAAGCCGGCGCTTCTCATGTCGCACCTCGACGTGGTACCCGTCGAGCCGGGAACCGAATCAAGCTGGACCCAGCCCCCCTTTTCCGGGAAAAACGCCGACGGCTTCATCTGGGGACGCGGGACTCAGGACATCAAGGTAGGGGTGATGGGCATCCTCGAGGCCGTCGAATACCTCGTCGGGAAGGGGTTCAAACCGAAACGCACCGTCTACCTCGCCTTCTCGCATGACGAGGAAGTGGGCGGCGCGAACGGGAACAAGAAAATCGCCGAGCTCCTCGCGTCGCGCGGCATCAAGCTCGAGTTCGTGCTCGATGAAGGCGGGACCATCACCCAGGATATCGTGAAGGGGATCGACAAGAAGGTCGCGCTCCTTGGTATCGCGGAAAAGGGCTACCTGACCCTGGAGCTCACCGTGACCGCCGAGGGCGGCCACTCGTCCATGCCGCCCAGGGAGACGGCGGTGGGTATTCTCAGCAAGGCCATCGCGAAGATCCAGGACAATCCCTTCCCTGAAAAGATCGACGGCCCGGTAAAACTCATGTTCGAGACCCTGGGACCGGAGATGCCGTTCGGCAACAGGATCGCACTTTCGAACCTCTGGCTCCTGGGTGGCATGGTGAAATCACAGCTCTCGAAATCCGCATCCATGGCTGCCTCCCTGCACACGACCATCGCCCCGACAATGCTCCAGGGCAGCGTCAAGGAAAACGTGCTGCCCTCGAAGGCGGTGGGGGTGATAAACTTCCGGATCATTACGGGCGACACGGTCGAAAGCGTTACCGAATACGTGAAAAAGACCATCGATGATCCCCGGGTGCAGATCAAGGCATTTCAGACCGACAACCCGTCCAGGATATCCGACGTCGAATCCGGAAGCTACAAGAATATCCAGAAGACAATCCGCCAGCTGTTCCCGGATACGATCGTAAGCCCCTACCTGGTGCTCGGGGCGACGGATTCCAGGCATTACGCGAACGTGACGGAAAGTATTTTCCGGTTTGGACCAACGATCACCAAACCGGACGACCTGCCCCGCATACACGGGACCAACGAGCGCATGAGCACGGAAAATTACGAACAGTGCATCAGGTTTTACATCCAGCTTATCCAAAACGCGGACGCGAAGTAGACTTTTCGACCGTACCCGCTACAGGCGCGGCATGAAGCAGAATACAATGAAAGAACGCGTGCGGGCTCTCGACATGGAGGCCCGCACGCTTTTTTATGCGCTGCGCCATCCGCGCACGCCATGGTATGCGAAAGCGCTCGCCTTTATCGTCGCGGCCTATGCCCTCTCCCCCATCGATCTCATTCCCGATTTCATCCCGGTCCTGGGGCTTCTTGACGATATCATCCTCCTGCCGCTTGGCATAGCTGCGTCGCGCGCGCTCATCCCACCCGGGATTATGGAGGAATGCCGCGAAATGGCGCGTTCATCCGCCTCACCCCGCACCATGCGCTCCGGGATTCTCATTGTCCTCGCGGCCTGGGCACTTTGCATCGGCCTTGTTTTAATTCTATTTGTCCGATAATGCCGGCAGGCCGCTGCTGAATAATTCTTGCAAATGGCCACCCGGAGAATAAAAATGATTGACTCAGGGTGTTCGGGCGGGATTTAAGAGTAGGATCAGACCGGAGCATCCGTATTCCCGAGGTAGACATGGCTTCCAATCACGCGCAAACTTCCAGGGCAGCCCTGATGGCGCTCGCAATGCTCGTATGTATCCCCTCATGCCGGGGAAAGTCCGGCACGCAGCCCGCCGCCGGCGAGCAGGTGCTGCAGTACGGCATTGTCATCAGCGACGACGCGAATCTGCGCATCGATCCCCTCCTCTACTCGACGCGCATCGCCCTTCTCAACAAAGGCGACAGGGTGGAGATAATTGAACAGACGAAGGACAAGTCCACCGCCGGAAAGCTGAGCGACTACTGGTACAAGGTTAAAATGGGAAAGGGCATCACCGGCTGGCTCTTTGGCGGCAATATCAAGACCTTCAAGCTCGCGCAGGCCGAATCGATCGACAGCTACGTGACCGCCATTTACAAGGACGAGGAAAAAAAATACCGCAAGGTGCTCTCCGGGAAGTGGTGGAGCGTGGACATTCGGGACGACTATACCAATCACGCGCTTGAGCTTTATGAAGATGGAAAATACAAATCGTACCTGCGCGGCCAGAAGGAAATCGAGGGAGACTATTCCTTCAATTATATGGAAAACGAACTCCTTTTTTCAGAGGGTACCTCGTTCGGGAAGAACGTGAAGTATTCCAAGAAGGGGACCGTGTATCGTCTCGAAACCAAGGTCGACGGATGGAACCTGAGGTTCAAGAAGATCGTGGACGATATCGAGGCAGAAAAGGCCGAAAAAGACAAAGAGAAGGAAAAAGAGAAAAAGGCCGGTAAAGAGGCCGCGAAGGCGCCCGTTGACAGTGGAAAACAACCAGATAAGAATCAATAAATACCTCGCGGCCTGCGGTCTCGGCTCGCGCCGCAAGGTCGAAAATCTTGTTCTTGAGGGCAAGGTTCGCGTGAACGACACCGTCATCACGGACCTCTCTCACAGGGTGGACCCGGACGTCGACAAGGTGACCATCAACCGAACCCGGGTGACCATGATTGGCACATTCTATTACCTCGTGCTCAACAAGCCCAAGGGATATCTCACCACCGCCGAAGACGTCGAAGGGCGGGCCATCGTGTTCAACCTCATCCCAGACCGATTCAGGCATGCCGGGGTTTTCCCGGTGGGCAGGCTCGATAAGGACACGGAGGGCCTGCTCCTCCTCACCAACGACGGCGATGTCGCCTACACCCTCACCCACCCCAAGTTCGGCGTAGAGAAAGAATACATCGTCAATCTTGACAGGCCCCTCGATTCCCGGGACCGGGAACGCCTTGAAAAAGGCATCTTCCTGTACGGGAAGAGGACCAACAGGGCGAGCATATCCCCCGTCGGGCCGGTGGGCGACGCGGTCAGGATCACCATCAATGAAGGCAAAAAGCGCCAGATTCGCATCATGTTCACCTCGTTCGGATACAAGGTCAAAAAGCTCGCACGGGTCCGATTCGGCCCCATCAGCCTTGGAAGGCTCCACTCAGGGGAGTACCGGCTTCTCAAGCCCGGAGAAATACGTCTGCTCCGCCAGCTCCTCGCTCCCCGTCCGAAAACCGATTTTTCCTAATCGTATCCCCCCGCACGGTCGAAAATAAAACATAGTTATGCTGCGGGGCGGCGTTCGCCCCGGCAGCCGGAGAGCGTCAGGCGCGCGCGCCTGTATATTCACAGGGGAACTGACAAACCTATGCAAAACATGGATTTCCACACCAGGCGTCCCGCAAAGAATTTTCCCATGCAACTCGATATACAGGACCCCGAGTATTTCACGCGCCTCTCCAATACCCATCACCGGGAGCAGGATTGCAACCGCAAGCGCGCCAGCCGGATGATGTCGTTCATCATCGCGCTGTGCATCATCTCCTTTACCGCGGGGCTGATCATCGGCATCAAGTTCACCTCGGGCTCCAGGAACGAGATAGTAGACGAGCACACGAAAAAAATGATGACCGATATCGGAAGCAGGATGTCGTCTTTTATCAGCGAGGACGCCTCGGCCGAAACCAGCCAGGAGCATTCCAAGGGGAAAAATGTATTCCCGCGGGACGAGTATCCCTACGCCGTGCGCCTGGGAGGCGATCTCGACAAATCGAAATCGCAGGAGATCGCCACATTCCTGAGCGGCAAGGGCCATACCGTGATCCTGGCAAAGAACAACCAGAGCTATCGCCTCTACATTGGCCCCTTCAAGGAAAAAAAAGAAGCTGAAATATCCTTGAAAAAAATAAGCGCATATCCGAATAAGGACTGGTTCGATAACGCCACAATAGTCAAGCGATGATATGCCCGTAACCGTACGTCCCGCCAGCCCTTCCGATATCAACGATATCCTGGTACTGTTGCGT
It contains:
- a CDS encoding regulatory protein RecX encodes the protein MIEVISIRTKGESIYAEFSTGEKLLVPPDFVKIYGLASGKSIDPSSFEKLKEGAERHRCRRKALDRLALRARSVREMETYLQGKGFPREMVTGVTASLKDAGYLDDFECAMQYIRARKSRKAMGKNLLAAELARKGIDRGTATKALAESGADTSDPEMVYACARSRLARLAGKRNRLGKLAYFLNRRGFDAREVRAAIDRLRREGLISDESEEEIHDEGQ
- a CDS encoding 30S ribosomal protein S9; protein product: MAAEKLYATGRRKSSVARVYLKPGSGVIKINHQPISNYFRRKTLELIVRQPLELLGSVGTFDIEAQVDGGGWSGQAGAVKLGIARCLVKVDEKHRKPLRDAGFMSRDSREVERKKYGRKKARKRFQFSKR
- a CDS encoding 50S ribosomal protein L13 gives rise to the protein MSKLHKTYSMKEAEIQKKWFIVDAEGKILGRMATEIAIIIRGKHKPTYTPHLDMGDNVIVINADKIRLTGAKAQDNEYFSHSQYPGGKKFTNIQKILKEKPEFVVEHAIKGMLPKGKLGRKLFKNLKVYAGTGHPHAAQMPEVLELK
- a CDS encoding GDSL family lipase — its product is MERCEPGNELDPAGCPGIEDSGSISIIPISRSGPLRKIRNIRLLTATLLFVYACAATPDYSAVRPAQRGEEWWKKRFTTQNDRARWANFDVVFVGDSLTQGWETAGKKAWERYYAPRSALNLGIIGDRTQHVLWRLDNGNISHLSPRLAVLLIGANNRRYNTSLEIAEGVTAVVEKLKMKFPAAKVLVLGIFPCDEDMSVYRTKIFETNRMLSLLDDGRRVFFLDIGRNLITGEGGTLSRDIMPDFLHLSRKGYDIWAESMEPAMKRLLDEK
- a CDS encoding M20 family peptidase, which translates into the protein MKKIALGALAVFIVLLAVLFIRMSLFTSKQINAEPAPAVKLDIKKALQNFSRAIQFKTISFQDQSKVDRNEFLGLHRFIQEAFPGVHAKLKKETVNDLTLLYTWKGSDESLKPALLMSHLDVVPVEPGTESSWTQPPFSGKNADGFIWGRGTQDIKVGVMGILEAVEYLVGKGFKPKRTVYLAFSHDEEVGGANGNKKIAELLASRGIKLEFVLDEGGTITQDIVKGIDKKVALLGIAEKGYLTLELTVTAEGGHSSMPPRETAVGILSKAIAKIQDNPFPEKIDGPVKLMFETLGPEMPFGNRIALSNLWLLGGMVKSQLSKSASMAASLHTTIAPTMLQGSVKENVLPSKAVGVINFRIITGDTVESVTEYVKKTIDDPRVQIKAFQTDNPSRISDVESGSYKNIQKTIRQLFPDTIVSPYLVLGATDSRHYANVTESIFRFGPTITKPDDLPRIHGTNERMSTENYEQCIRFYIQLIQNADAK
- a CDS encoding DUF1232 domain-containing protein produces the protein MKQNTMKERVRALDMEARTLFYALRHPRTPWYAKALAFIVAAYALSPIDLIPDFIPVLGLLDDIILLPLGIAASRALIPPGIMEECREMARSSASPRTMRSGILIVLAAWALCIGLVLILFVR
- a CDS encoding SH3 domain-containing protein, with the protein product MASNHAQTSRAALMALAMLVCIPSCRGKSGTQPAAGEQVLQYGIVISDDANLRIDPLLYSTRIALLNKGDRVEIIEQTKDKSTAGKLSDYWYKVKMGKGITGWLFGGNIKTFKLAQAESIDSYVTAIYKDEEKKYRKVLSGKWWSVDIRDDYTNHALELYEDGKYKSYLRGQKEIEGDYSFNYMENELLFSEGTSFGKNVKYSKKGTVYRLETKVDGWNLRFKKIVDDIEAEKAEKDKEKEKEKKAGKEAAKAPVDSGKQPDKNQ
- a CDS encoding rRNA pseudouridine synthase, coding for MENNQIRINKYLAACGLGSRRKVENLVLEGKVRVNDTVITDLSHRVDPDVDKVTINRTRVTMIGTFYYLVLNKPKGYLTTAEDVEGRAIVFNLIPDRFRHAGVFPVGRLDKDTEGLLLLTNDGDVAYTLTHPKFGVEKEYIVNLDRPLDSRDRERLEKGIFLYGKRTNRASISPVGPVGDAVRITINEGKKRQIRIMFTSFGYKVKKLARVRFGPISLGRLHSGEYRLLKPGEIRLLRQLLAPRPKTDFS
- a CDS encoding SPOR domain-containing protein, with the protein product MQNMDFHTRRPAKNFPMQLDIQDPEYFTRLSNTHHREQDCNRKRASRMMSFIIALCIISFTAGLIIGIKFTSGSRNEIVDEHTKKMMTDIGSRMSSFISEDASAETSQEHSKGKNVFPRDEYPYAVRLGGDLDKSKSQEIATFLSGKGHTVILAKNNQSYRLYIGPFKEKKEAEISLKKISAYPNKDWFDNATIVKR